One Psychrobacillus glaciei genomic region harbors:
- a CDS encoding TVP38/TMEM64 family protein codes for MPSWFSFETLTNLTQDYRALGPLIGLLLPFLEAFLPFLPLVVFIIANVNAYGILLGFLLSWIGSAAGAYMVFLVIRKYGRARALGFITRHERIQKLILWVERNGFGPLFLLICFPFTPSALINIVAGLSNIKKKTYLWTVTLGKLIMILVVSFIGSDIKALVTQPIRTIIVALIIVILWFVGKSVEKRINNKVEADFISIHGESRTKR; via the coding sequence ATGCCTAGCTGGTTTTCATTTGAAACATTGACTAATTTGACACAAGATTACCGAGCACTTGGACCGTTGATCGGCCTTCTTCTACCTTTCTTAGAAGCTTTTTTACCTTTTTTGCCATTAGTCGTTTTTATTATAGCGAATGTCAATGCATACGGAATTCTATTGGGATTTTTATTGTCTTGGATAGGGTCTGCAGCGGGTGCTTACATGGTATTTTTAGTAATTCGTAAATACGGACGAGCAAGAGCTCTAGGTTTTATTACGAGGCATGAAAGAATTCAAAAGTTAATATTATGGGTAGAGAGAAATGGTTTTGGTCCATTATTTTTACTCATTTGCTTTCCTTTTACTCCATCCGCTCTTATTAACATAGTTGCTGGATTGTCTAATATAAAAAAGAAAACGTACTTATGGACAGTCACATTAGGTAAATTAATCATGATCTTAGTTGTAAGTTTCATCGGCTCAGACATAAAAGCGCTCGTAACCCAGCCGATCAGAACGATAATAGTAGCCCTAATTATCGTTATTCTTTGGTTTGTAGGAAAGAGTGTGGAAAAAAGAATAAATAATAAAGTAGAAGCAGACTTTATCTCTATTCACGGGGAAAGTCGAACAAAAAGGTGA
- the addB gene encoding helicase-exonuclease AddAB subunit AddB: MSLRIVSGRSGTGKTKFMQQEIIDTLQAAPIGDPLFYIVPDQMSFSSEYTLAADSGLAGLIRAQVTTFKRLAWRVLQETGGIAKEEISGFGYRMLIRSLLEDNKDQFKLFKRAASKRGFTDQIEVLLKEFNRYCLDYETMSHILNYLENVQAPKTLMDKSSDLVMMLDLMEQKLGTSYIDGEGYLTLLAQKIKDSSLLETTEIYIDGFTSFTTRELEIIQALMKKVKRITIALPMESLADALDEQSLFYQPATTCNRLLDIASVEKVDVEATVHQTNQKRFVSKELAHIEVDFDKLPPQEILTEGNLQLTEAANRRAEVHAVARNMRALMQQKDVRYKEMAILHREAEAYEGLIETIFAQYDIPVFISQKKTMLHHPLIELSRSVLEIIRTDWKYEPMFRAIKTDLFFPLNAPKRAWRERADRLENFVLSFGIYGDRWFDDRCWIYKKYRGLEFYSKVQTDEELSIQADIHTVRDLVVNPLKTLAEKLEGSKTGIEIATALFTFMDTLQVYDKLQVLKETEEEEGQLLLATEHEQAWNEWINVLDQFVLMFGEKDMTLEEASKILEEGYDQLTFSRIPPTVDQVVVANLDIARISDIKAVFVLGVNDGVYPKRMDHEGLLSDTEREWFAQIGFELAPTSKMRLLDENYLVYKAFTAASEYLYVSYPIADSEGKAMLPSMYIKKLQQMVGNVQVNIAVMDPSDSTETVFDLSTISHPRTTLPYVVMQLREALETGELSEVWQSIYRYYMDDPYWSKLLNRIVKPLIHGNKTERLTQNMTSALYGETMISSVSRVEKYYSCPFAHFAAYGLKLEERAEYRLEAPAMGDLFHAALKWISDETNRLNLIWGELSRAQCMQLAKQAVDHIVPIFVHQLLLSTNRYRYIQRKLEQIVASTLIALSKHSNVSGFVPIAVEAGFGPGEALPALEIGLKHHRKMQLRGRIDRVDAANVNGNMYVRIVDYKSSKKGIDLNEVYHGLSLQMLTYLDIAIENAPIWLQEEAQPAGVLYVHLHNPFIQSKKEMAEAELEDAIYKSYKMNGLLLDEPEVIMEMDEQIEGFSKVIPVRMNKDGKLSKASSKVVDQGDMKLLQSFVRKKHEQAGNGMNAGDTRVYPYRLKDKMPCTYCSYRSVCQFDPQDPNQSIRQLKAEQPEIVTEKIRGEMGTSEHS; this comes from the coding sequence TTGTCATTAAGAATTGTAAGTGGACGATCGGGAACAGGTAAAACAAAGTTTATGCAACAGGAAATAATTGATACTTTACAGGCGGCACCTATTGGAGATCCGTTATTTTATATTGTACCTGACCAAATGTCATTTTCTAGTGAGTATACACTTGCAGCAGATTCAGGACTTGCGGGTTTAATACGGGCCCAAGTAACGACATTTAAACGGTTAGCTTGGCGAGTATTGCAGGAAACAGGAGGCATTGCCAAAGAGGAAATTAGCGGGTTTGGATATCGAATGCTAATCCGAAGCTTGCTAGAAGATAATAAAGATCAATTCAAATTATTTAAAAGAGCAGCATCAAAACGAGGATTCACCGATCAAATTGAAGTACTTTTGAAGGAATTTAACCGATACTGTTTAGATTATGAAACGATGTCCCATATACTAAATTATTTAGAAAATGTACAAGCTCCAAAAACATTAATGGATAAATCGTCTGATTTAGTCATGATGCTCGATTTGATGGAGCAAAAGTTGGGAACGAGCTATATAGACGGAGAAGGGTATTTAACATTACTCGCACAAAAAATTAAAGACTCCTCGCTGCTCGAAACGACGGAAATTTATATAGATGGATTTACTTCTTTTACAACGAGAGAGTTGGAAATAATTCAAGCATTAATGAAAAAGGTAAAACGTATTACGATAGCACTTCCAATGGAATCGCTTGCAGATGCATTAGATGAGCAGTCCTTATTTTATCAACCTGCAACTACATGTAATAGACTCCTAGATATTGCAAGTGTGGAAAAAGTGGATGTAGAAGCGACCGTGCATCAAACAAATCAAAAACGTTTTGTTTCGAAAGAATTAGCCCATATCGAAGTAGACTTCGATAAGCTTCCACCTCAAGAAATTCTAACAGAAGGTAATCTTCAACTAACAGAAGCAGCAAATCGACGTGCGGAAGTTCATGCAGTAGCACGGAATATGCGGGCGCTTATGCAACAAAAGGATGTTCGATATAAAGAAATGGCGATTTTACATCGTGAAGCGGAAGCTTACGAAGGACTAATCGAAACTATTTTTGCGCAATACGATATTCCTGTGTTTATTAGCCAGAAAAAAACGATGTTACATCATCCACTAATCGAATTAAGTCGTTCTGTATTGGAAATCATTCGCACGGATTGGAAGTATGAGCCGATGTTCCGGGCAATTAAAACGGATCTGTTTTTCCCATTAAATGCTCCCAAGAGGGCCTGGAGAGAAAGGGCGGATCGATTAGAAAATTTTGTTCTGTCTTTCGGCATATACGGAGACAGATGGTTCGATGACCGGTGCTGGATATATAAAAAATATCGTGGCCTTGAATTTTATTCGAAAGTTCAAACGGATGAAGAGTTAAGTATTCAAGCGGATATTCATACAGTTAGAGATTTAGTAGTGAATCCCTTAAAAACGCTGGCAGAAAAGCTAGAAGGAAGTAAGACGGGAATTGAAATTGCTACAGCCTTATTTACATTTATGGACACATTGCAAGTTTACGATAAGTTGCAAGTCTTAAAGGAAACAGAAGAGGAAGAAGGGCAATTATTACTTGCAACTGAACATGAGCAAGCATGGAATGAATGGATCAATGTACTAGATCAATTCGTTTTAATGTTTGGGGAAAAAGATATGACACTCGAAGAAGCTTCGAAAATTTTAGAAGAAGGATATGACCAGTTAACCTTTTCTCGAATTCCACCGACAGTCGATCAAGTAGTTGTCGCAAATTTAGATATCGCAAGAATTTCGGATATAAAGGCTGTTTTTGTTCTTGGGGTAAATGACGGTGTATATCCAAAAAGAATGGATCATGAAGGGCTACTCTCGGACACAGAACGCGAATGGTTCGCTCAAATTGGTTTTGAGTTAGCTCCGACCTCCAAAATGCGTTTACTGGATGAAAACTATTTAGTATATAAAGCATTCACTGCTGCATCCGAATATTTATATGTGTCTTATCCGATTGCAGATAGTGAAGGGAAAGCAATGCTTCCTTCGATGTATATAAAAAAACTTCAGCAAATGGTAGGAAATGTCCAAGTCAATATTGCAGTAATGGATCCGAGCGATTCCACAGAGACTGTTTTTGATTTATCTACCATTAGTCACCCCAGAACTACATTACCTTATGTCGTTATGCAACTTAGGGAAGCGTTGGAGACAGGGGAACTTTCGGAAGTTTGGCAATCCATATATCGCTATTATATGGATGATCCTTATTGGTCAAAATTATTGAATAGGATTGTAAAGCCACTTATTCATGGCAATAAAACCGAAAGACTTACGCAGAATATGACATCTGCTCTTTACGGTGAAACGATGATCTCTAGTGTATCACGCGTAGAAAAATATTATAGTTGTCCCTTTGCTCATTTTGCCGCCTACGGATTAAAGTTAGAGGAACGTGCAGAATATCGTTTGGAAGCACCTGCAATGGGTGATTTATTTCATGCTGCATTAAAATGGATTTCGGATGAAACCAATCGATTAAATTTAATCTGGGGCGAGCTTTCGAGAGCACAGTGTATGCAACTTGCAAAACAAGCAGTCGATCATATTGTGCCAATCTTTGTCCACCAGTTATTGTTAAGTACGAATCGCTATCGTTATATCCAACGAAAACTAGAACAAATTGTCGCTTCTACACTCATTGCATTAAGTAAGCATTCTAATGTCTCCGGGTTCGTTCCTATTGCAGTGGAAGCAGGATTTGGTCCTGGGGAAGCTTTACCCGCTTTAGAAATTGGCCTTAAGCATCACAGAAAAATGCAGTTGCGTGGAAGAATTGACCGAGTAGACGCGGCAAATGTGAACGGGAATATGTACGTACGAATCGTGGATTATAAATCTTCTAAAAAAGGCATTGATTTGAACGAAGTGTATCACGGTTTATCCCTGCAAATGTTAACATATTTAGATATCGCGATAGAAAATGCGCCAATTTGGTTACAGGAAGAAGCACAGCCTGCAGGTGTTTTATATGTACATTTGCATAATCCTTTTATTCAATCGAAAAAAGAAATGGCAGAAGCAGAGTTAGAAGATGCTATTTATAAATCGTATAAAATGAATGGCTTGTTACTAGATGAACCAGAAGTCATTATGGAAATGGATGAACAAATAGAAGGATTTTCAAAAGTAATACCAGTACGAATGAATAAAGATGGAAAACTATCAAAGGCGTCATCGAAAGTGGTGGACCAAGGAGATATGAAACTGCTCCAATCATTCGTACGAAAAAAACATGAACAGGCAGGAAATGGGATGAATGCAGGTGACACTCGTGTTTATCCGTATCGTTTAAAAGATAAGATGCCTTGTACGTATTGTTCGTATCGAAGTGTATGTCAGTTTGATCCACAAGATCCGAACCAATCAATACGTCAATTAAAAGCAGAACAACCAGAAATAGTGACGGAAAAAATACGAGGGGAGATGGGTACAAGTGAACATTCCTAA
- the addA gene encoding helicase-exonuclease AddAB subunit AddA → MPEDLTWTPAQWKAIWASGSDVLVSAAAGSGKTAVLIDRLIQKVIAKDNPINVDELLVVTFTNASAAEMRHRMGEALEKAIALDPSSAHLRKQLSLLNKAQISTLHSFCLNIVRQYSYMLTIDPGFRIANETEAALMRDDILAEVLEEAYHVDDPEPMYRLSDSFTSDRDDQSIETMIEKLYTYARVHPEPKKWLLAIPEAYNLSEAASIDGLPFIGPLKLSIVHQLEEAIAVTEEIRKLTNLPNGPALLAETAVKDQLMIQEAISLMKNESWRDVFHYFQSLSWGKAATIKKDSCDEILKKQATDKRTKVKKIVNELKENFFTRTPERLLEEMRLMAPQLKTLVDLAVTYGERYSAAKNDKGLVDFSDLEHYALEILSVREENGELGPSEIAKEYQARFKEVLVDEYQDTNRLQETILQFVKSGDEQTGNMFMVGDVKQSIYRFRLAEPMLFLGKYLLFNEIPIDSGVKIDLNANFRSRKEVLHATNYIFQQIMGESVGEINYDDAASLKPQAPYDESEATVELALLYEVEDGSAEDSEDEVVIAEEELKKSQAEARYIISKIKQMMETGASVYDPWKKTTRPIQYSDIVILMRSMTWSQEVTDQFKEAGIPLYAELSKGYFEAIEVLIMLHTLRTIDNPYQDISLAAVLRSPFVGLTESELALIRLAAPKDPFYEALKLYIAGRGGMSAETEEKLQRFVLQFEDWRNLSRRGSLADLIWRIYLDTNYYEMVGSMPNGKQRQANLRILHDRAVDYEKTSFRGLFRFLRFIDRMRKRGDDLGAARAISEKENVVRLMTIHSSKGLEFPIVFLGGMGRPFNQMDFNEAYLFDQSFGLAVKAIDPDKRISFTSLPFLAMKEKKQMELKAEEMRVLYVAMTRAKEHLFLIASIKDLAKTLDKWEDAQSVLADEMLPGYMRAKAKGYLDWIGPAIARHADYKQIAEVIKANVVESESKWKIVTKCIDELKQRAEVEVTEKRPLDALFVKDTLPSLPTIKARFDTPYPFELSTHKRSKQAVSEIKKLQLLEAREDQDYFQMGNTAKKMTQIATRPFFLQQAKLTGAEAGTAVHAFMQNVDLSEIKTVDQVAAFAETLVQKEILTKAEQKAIDLKKMVPFFHSEIAERLKKAKEIMREFPFTYSLKDEDGDSQIIQGVVDCLFLEEDGRWVLLDYKTDRVQHLIANETHLIEEMKKRYNIQLSLYAQAIEAIMKVEIKEKVLYLFDIDKTVTF, encoded by the coding sequence ATGCCAGAAGATTTAACATGGACTCCTGCACAGTGGAAGGCTATTTGGGCTAGTGGTTCAGATGTGCTTGTTTCTGCAGCAGCTGGTTCTGGTAAAACAGCCGTTTTAATCGATCGCCTTATTCAAAAAGTAATTGCGAAAGATAATCCGATAAACGTCGACGAATTACTCGTCGTGACATTTACCAATGCGTCAGCCGCTGAAATGCGTCACCGAATGGGTGAGGCATTAGAAAAAGCAATTGCACTGGATCCATCATCTGCTCATCTTCGTAAACAGTTGAGTCTGTTAAATAAAGCGCAAATTTCTACGCTCCATTCATTTTGTTTAAATATCGTTCGTCAGTACTCCTATATGTTGACGATTGATCCGGGATTCCGAATCGCAAATGAAACCGAAGCGGCATTAATGCGAGATGATATTTTAGCAGAAGTATTGGAAGAAGCTTATCATGTAGATGACCCAGAACCAATGTACCGACTTTCGGACAGTTTTACATCTGACCGAGATGACCAGTCGATTGAGACGATGATTGAAAAGTTATATACGTATGCACGGGTGCATCCAGAACCGAAGAAATGGTTACTTGCTATTCCAGAAGCATATAATTTAAGTGAAGCAGCTTCAATTGATGGGCTTCCATTTATTGGCCCATTAAAGCTGTCGATTGTTCATCAGTTGGAAGAAGCGATTGCGGTGACGGAAGAAATTCGTAAGCTAACGAATTTACCGAATGGACCAGCCCTCTTAGCAGAAACAGCAGTGAAGGACCAACTCATGATACAAGAAGCGATTTCGTTGATGAAAAATGAGTCTTGGCGAGATGTGTTTCATTATTTTCAAAGCTTGTCATGGGGAAAAGCTGCGACCATCAAAAAAGACTCTTGTGACGAGATACTGAAAAAACAAGCGACAGATAAACGAACGAAAGTAAAAAAAATTGTCAACGAATTAAAAGAGAATTTTTTCACGCGAACTCCTGAACGATTATTAGAGGAAATGAGACTGATGGCCCCACAACTCAAAACTTTGGTCGATTTAGCAGTTACATATGGAGAGAGATATTCTGCTGCTAAAAATGATAAAGGGCTGGTCGATTTCTCAGATTTAGAGCATTATGCACTGGAAATATTAAGTGTCCGTGAAGAAAATGGAGAGTTAGGTCCCTCTGAGATCGCAAAAGAGTATCAAGCTCGTTTCAAAGAAGTATTAGTAGATGAATACCAAGATACAAATAGACTGCAAGAAACTATTTTGCAATTCGTTAAAAGTGGGGACGAGCAGACGGGCAATATGTTCATGGTTGGTGATGTGAAACAATCCATTTATCGTTTTCGTTTAGCAGAACCGATGCTATTTTTAGGAAAGTATCTTCTATTTAACGAAATACCCATTGACTCGGGTGTGAAAATTGATTTAAACGCAAACTTTAGAAGTCGTAAAGAAGTGTTACATGCTACGAATTATATTTTCCAGCAAATCATGGGAGAAAGTGTAGGGGAAATAAATTACGATGATGCTGCTTCGTTAAAACCCCAAGCACCCTATGACGAAAGTGAAGCAACTGTTGAACTAGCACTTTTATATGAGGTAGAGGACGGTAGTGCGGAAGATTCGGAAGATGAAGTTGTAATCGCGGAAGAAGAGTTAAAAAAATCGCAAGCAGAAGCTCGTTATATCATTTCTAAAATTAAACAAATGATGGAGACAGGAGCATCTGTTTACGATCCGTGGAAAAAAACAACTCGTCCTATTCAATATAGTGATATTGTCATCTTAATGCGTTCGATGACTTGGTCTCAAGAAGTAACTGATCAATTTAAAGAAGCGGGAATTCCATTATATGCCGAGTTATCGAAAGGTTATTTTGAAGCAATTGAAGTACTTATTATGCTCCATACTCTTCGAACAATTGATAACCCTTACCAAGATATTTCGTTAGCTGCTGTTCTGCGTTCGCCTTTCGTTGGATTAACGGAGTCGGAACTTGCACTTATTCGTTTAGCTGCTCCGAAAGATCCATTTTATGAAGCATTAAAATTATATATTGCTGGAAGAGGCGGGATGTCAGCGGAAACGGAGGAAAAACTGCAACGTTTTGTCCTGCAGTTTGAAGATTGGCGAAATCTAAGTAGAAGAGGTTCACTTGCGGATTTGATTTGGCGAATTTATTTGGATACGAATTATTATGAAATGGTAGGATCTATGCCTAACGGGAAGCAGCGCCAAGCTAACTTACGTATTTTACATGACCGTGCAGTAGATTATGAGAAGACTTCTTTTAGAGGGCTATTTCGCTTTTTACGTTTCATCGATCGTATGCGAAAACGTGGAGATGATTTGGGAGCAGCACGTGCTATTAGTGAAAAAGAAAATGTTGTACGTTTAATGACGATTCACTCTTCAAAAGGATTAGAGTTTCCTATCGTTTTTCTTGGAGGAATGGGAAGACCGTTTAACCAAATGGACTTTAACGAAGCTTATTTATTTGATCAGTCGTTCGGACTTGCCGTAAAAGCAATTGACCCTGATAAACGAATTTCCTTTACTTCCTTGCCATTCTTGGCGATGAAAGAAAAGAAACAAATGGAGTTAAAAGCCGAAGAAATGCGTGTTTTATATGTTGCAATGACTAGAGCGAAAGAGCATTTATTCCTTATTGCTTCTATAAAAGATTTAGCAAAGACGCTCGATAAATGGGAGGATGCACAATCCGTTTTAGCAGATGAAATGTTACCTGGATATATGCGTGCAAAAGCAAAAGGTTATTTGGATTGGATTGGTCCTGCAATTGCGAGACATGCGGATTATAAACAAATTGCAGAAGTAATAAAAGCAAACGTTGTGGAAAGTGAGTCTAAATGGAAAATTGTCACAAAATGTATAGACGAGTTGAAACAGCGTGCGGAAGTAGAAGTTACAGAAAAAAGACCATTGGATGCATTATTTGTGAAAGATACCTTACCTTCCTTACCAACTATAAAAGCTCGTTTTGATACACCATATCCTTTTGAACTTTCTACACATAAACGTTCGAAACAAGCCGTTAGTGAAATAAAGAAACTGCAGTTGTTAGAAGCTAGAGAAGATCAAGATTATTTCCAAATGGGTAACACTGCTAAGAAAATGACTCAAATTGCAACGCGGCCTTTTTTCCTTCAACAAGCAAAACTAACAGGAGCAGAGGCCGGAACAGCTGTTCATGCATTTATGCAAAACGTTGATTTAAGTGAAATAAAAACGGTTGATCAAGTGGCTGCCTTTGCGGAAACGCTTGTCCAAAAAGAAATATTAACAAAAGCAGAACAAAAGGCAATTGATCTGAAGAAAATGGTTCCATTCTTTCATTCTGAAATAGCAGAGCGACTAAAAAAAGCGAAAGAAATTATGCGTGAGTTTCCGTTCACCTACTCTTTAAAAGATGAAGACGGTGATAGCCAAATAATTCAAGGTGTGGTGGACTGCTTGTTTTTAGAAGAGGACGGACGATGGGTATTACTTGATTACAAGACTGACCGTGTGCAACATTTAATAGCAAATGAAACTCATTTAATAGAAGAGATGAAAAAACGATATAATATCCAACTTTCGCTTTATGCACAAGCAATCGAAGCTATTATGAAAGTAGAGATAAAAGAGAAAGTGCTTTATTTATTTGATATAGACAAAACGGTTACATTCTAG
- a CDS encoding DUF418 domain-containing protein, whose amino-acid sequence MLIRPTAVKERVISIDVMRGFALLGIFIVNMLFFHSPYIYFNPYTWFHFPGDHETYMWIDIFIQSSVYPLFAMLFGYGLSMQFMKTKERGTSFAKLAVRRLSVLLLIGCVHAFLIWSGDILITYALAGFVLLVMIRLKPIWLFFISAVLFLLPNGLFHGLIYLIAKADPNSVIIYTGIQEIESSVAAYAHGSWVDIFWQRLNDWLYMTQNGAIIIVMLFTIVPFLLIGAAAAKLKLIERARELKVFWIVTILLTLIGGTAIKWIPYLTEANMFTVSVQDTFGGPLQAIAYAGIIALICTVPIMQKLLSPFAKAGRMSMTIYLMQSIIATTIFYSYGFGLYGKVNIQTGTWMAVGIYVLQLVFAEMWFMKFKQGPVEALWRKLTYPASKKEKIST is encoded by the coding sequence TTGTTGATTCGTCCAACAGCGGTGAAAGAACGTGTTATTTCGATTGATGTGATGAGAGGATTTGCACTTCTAGGTATTTTTATCGTCAATATGCTGTTTTTTCATTCTCCGTATATTTATTTTAATCCGTATACTTGGTTTCACTTTCCAGGTGATCATGAAACCTATATGTGGATTGATATCTTCATACAAAGCAGTGTATATCCCTTGTTTGCGATGTTATTTGGATACGGACTTTCCATGCAGTTTATGAAAACAAAGGAGAGAGGTACTTCCTTTGCGAAGTTAGCAGTACGAAGACTGTCAGTACTGCTATTAATTGGATGCGTTCACGCGTTTCTTATTTGGTCGGGAGATATTCTAATCACCTATGCGCTTGCAGGTTTTGTCCTTTTAGTCATGATTCGTTTAAAGCCGATTTGGTTGTTTTTTATAAGTGCGGTTTTATTTTTACTTCCAAATGGTCTATTTCATGGATTAATCTATTTAATAGCAAAAGCCGATCCGAATAGTGTCATCATTTATACAGGTATTCAAGAGATTGAATCTTCTGTTGCTGCATATGCACATGGTTCGTGGGTCGACATTTTCTGGCAACGCTTAAATGATTGGTTATATATGACTCAAAATGGAGCAATTATTATTGTCATGTTATTTACGATTGTGCCGTTTTTATTGATAGGAGCGGCGGCTGCAAAGCTTAAGTTAATCGAACGAGCGCGCGAATTAAAAGTATTTTGGATTGTAACGATTCTCCTAACGCTAATTGGTGGAACTGCTATTAAGTGGATTCCTTACTTAACGGAAGCAAATATGTTCACCGTTTCGGTCCAGGATACTTTTGGTGGGCCTTTACAAGCAATCGCATACGCGGGAATCATTGCCCTTATTTGCACTGTCCCTATTATGCAAAAATTACTTTCTCCATTTGCAAAAGCAGGACGTATGTCGATGACTATCTATCTAATGCAATCAATCATTGCTACGACCATTTTCTATTCGTACGGATTTGGTTTATATGGGAAGGTAAATATTCAAACAGGAACTTGGATGGCTGTCGGTATATATGTACTACAGCTTGTATTTGCAGAAATGTGGTTTATGAAATTTAAGCAAGGTCCAGTAGAGGCATTGTGGAGGAAACTGACTTATCCCGCTTCTAAAAAAGAGAAAATTTCTACTTAG
- a CDS encoding fumarylacetoacetate hydrolase family protein, translating into MKLLSYRLNDGIYFGPKVKKEEAVWDVLRIQETLQVLPSFPGTIVEGVSLGIDFIEQIRKLVEAALKSENPNSFKHSFTEIEWLSPIPRTPKNIMAVGKNYADHAKEMGGAANSFVVFTKSPTAIAADEQTLSVHADKTSSYDYEGELAIVIGKKGKDIPSKLAYDYIFGYTIANDLTARDIQKRHQQYFLGKSLEGSCPLGPYVVTKDEIPNPQELTVVTKVNDEIRQNGKTSDMVFSVEQIIADISKTVTLEPGDIILTGTPAGVGNGFNPPKFLKSGDIVKISIEGIGTLVNKFE; encoded by the coding sequence ATGAAATTATTATCATACCGATTAAATGATGGAATTTACTTTGGACCAAAAGTAAAAAAAGAAGAAGCAGTATGGGATGTACTAAGAATTCAAGAGACCCTTCAAGTATTGCCAAGCTTTCCAGGTACAATTGTAGAAGGAGTAAGTCTTGGTATTGATTTCATTGAACAAATTAGAAAATTAGTCGAAGCAGCTCTGAAAAGTGAAAATCCCAATAGCTTCAAACATTCATTTACGGAAATCGAATGGTTATCACCCATTCCCAGAACTCCTAAAAATATTATGGCAGTTGGTAAAAACTACGCCGATCATGCAAAAGAAATGGGCGGAGCAGCGAATTCCTTTGTAGTATTCACTAAGTCACCAACTGCTATTGCAGCAGATGAGCAAACGCTTTCTGTACATGCAGATAAAACCTCTTCCTATGATTACGAAGGAGAGCTTGCGATTGTAATTGGTAAAAAAGGAAAAGATATTCCTTCTAAACTAGCATATGACTATATATTCGGCTATACAATTGCCAATGATTTAACTGCTCGTGATATTCAAAAGAGACACCAACAATATTTCTTAGGAAAAAGCTTAGAAGGTTCATGTCCACTTGGTCCCTATGTTGTAACAAAAGATGAAATACCTAACCCACAAGAATTAACCGTTGTGACGAAAGTGAACGATGAAATCCGTCAAAATGGAAAGACATCTGATATGGTGTTTTCAGTAGAGCAGATTATTGCGGACATTTCAAAAACAGTCACATTAGAGCCAGGTGATATAATATTAACTGGAACTCCTGCAGGGGTGGGGAATGGATTTAATCCTCCTAAGTTTTTGAAATCAGGCGATATTGTGAAAATTTCTATTGAAGGAATTGGTACTCTAGTGAACAAATTCGAGTAA
- a CDS encoding YisL family protein, which produces MDFLARTDLHITTWVIAIILFFVALAMANPKVIHMILRVFYILVIVSGVALFIKGMDFDQGMLYGFKLLAGILVIGMMEMSLVKKKKGKPFTLFVVLFFVFFLIALFLGFKLPMGINFLA; this is translated from the coding sequence ATGGACTTTTTAGCAAGAACAGATTTACACATTACAACATGGGTAATCGCAATCATTTTGTTTTTTGTTGCACTAGCAATGGCTAATCCAAAAGTAATTCACATGATTCTACGTGTATTTTATATTTTGGTAATTGTTTCAGGTGTTGCATTATTCATTAAAGGCATGGACTTTGACCAAGGAATGCTATATGGCTTCAAACTTTTAGCTGGTATTCTTGTCATTGGGATGATGGAAATGTCATTAGTGAAAAAGAAAAAAGGAAAACCGTTCACATTGTTTGTCGTACTGTTTTTCGTTTTCTTCTTAATCGCTCTATTCCTAGGATTCAAATTACCAATGGGTATTAATTTCTTAGCATAA